A section of the Flavobacterium ardleyense genome encodes:
- a CDS encoding bifunctional 5,10-methylenetetrahydrofolate dehydrogenase/5,10-methenyltetrahydrofolate cyclohydrolase, whose amino-acid sequence MQLLDGVKVSNDIKNEITAQVDLMKERGEKVPHLAAVLVGNDGASLTYVGSKVKACERVGFESSLIKFPDTTTEEELLQKIKELNENDDIDGYIVQLPLPKQIDSQKILLAISPSKDVDGFHPENFGKMAQEMQTFIPATPFGIMELLERYKVETQGKHVVVIGRSHIVGRPMSILMGRKGYPGNATVTLAHSHTQNIEELTKQADIIITALGVPNYLKADMVKDGVTVIDVGITRVPSDNEKGYKITGDVDFEMVSKKAAFITPVPGGVGPMTIAMLLKNTLLARQMRNEKNK is encoded by the coding sequence ATGCAGTTATTAGACGGAGTTAAGGTTTCCAATGATATAAAAAACGAAATTACCGCGCAGGTAGATTTAATGAAAGAAAGGGGCGAGAAAGTTCCGCATCTTGCTGCAGTACTTGTGGGCAACGACGGCGCGAGTCTTACTTATGTTGGCAGCAAAGTTAAAGCCTGTGAACGTGTAGGTTTTGAATCTTCTCTTATCAAATTTCCAGATACTACAACAGAGGAAGAGCTTTTGCAAAAAATTAAAGAATTGAACGAAAATGACGATATTGATGGTTATATAGTTCAACTACCTCTACCAAAGCAAATAGATAGTCAGAAAATTTTATTGGCAATCAGCCCTAGCAAAGACGTCGACGGATTTCATCCAGAAAACTTTGGTAAAATGGCTCAGGAGATGCAGACTTTTATTCCGGCTACTCCTTTTGGAATTATGGAATTGTTAGAGCGATATAAGGTTGAAACACAAGGAAAGCATGTTGTAGTTATTGGCCGAAGCCATATTGTAGGCCGACCAATGAGTATCTTAATGGGCAGAAAGGGATATCCAGGAAACGCTACGGTTACCCTGGCGCACAGTCACACACAAAATATTGAAGAACTTACCAAACAAGCAGATATTATTATCACTGCACTTGGTGTACCTAATTATCTCAAAGCCGATATGGTAAAGGATGGCGTTACGGTTATTGATGTTGGTATTACGAGAGTTCCTTCTGATAACGAAAAAGGATACAAAATTACCGGAGATGTAGATTTTGAAATGGTTAGCAAAAAAGCAGCGTTCATCACTCCAGTTCCCGGAGGTGTAGGACCTATGACCATTGCGATGCTTCTCAAAAATACGCTTCTCGCGAGACAGATGAGAAACGAAAAGAATAAATAA
- the ffh gene encoding signal recognition particle protein, producing MFDNLSDKLDKAFHILKGHGKITEVNVAETLKEVRRALLDADVNFKIAKDFTTKVKEKAIGSDVLTTLQPGQLLVKIVKDELTELMGGDVAGINLSGAPTVILMSGLQGSGKTTFSGKLANFLQTKKNKKPLLVACDIYRPAAIQQLYVVGDSIGVEVYSEPENKNPVEIAQNAIKHAKANGFNVVIIDTAGRLAVDEEMMTEIANVHKAVQPHETLFVVDAMTGQDAVNTAKAFNDRLNFDGVILTKLDGDTRGGAAISIKTVVNKPIKFVGTGEKMDAIDVFYPIRMAERILGMGDVVSLVERAQEQFDEVEARKLQKKIAKNEFGFDDFLSQIQQVKKMGNMKDLVGMIPGASKAMKDIEIEDDAFKHIEAIIHSMTPLERTRPSVIDVKRKARIAKGSGVKIEQVNQLMKQFDQMSKMMKMMQGPGGKNLMKMMGGMKGMK from the coding sequence ATGTTTGACAATTTAAGCGACAAACTCGACAAAGCATTCCATATTTTAAAAGGACACGGTAAGATTACCGAGGTTAACGTTGCAGAAACTCTTAAGGAAGTGCGTCGTGCTTTACTTGATGCCGATGTCAACTTTAAAATTGCCAAAGATTTTACTACCAAAGTAAAAGAAAAAGCGATTGGATCTGACGTTCTTACTACTTTACAGCCAGGGCAACTGCTTGTGAAAATTGTAAAAGACGAACTTACAGAGTTGATGGGTGGCGATGTTGCTGGAATTAATCTTTCAGGAGCTCCGACAGTTATATTAATGTCAGGTTTGCAAGGATCGGGTAAAACGACCTTTTCTGGAAAACTTGCCAACTTTCTTCAAACAAAAAAGAACAAAAAACCACTTCTTGTAGCTTGTGATATTTACCGTCCTGCGGCAATTCAGCAGTTATATGTTGTTGGAGATTCAATAGGAGTTGAGGTTTACTCAGAGCCAGAAAATAAAAATCCAGTCGAGATTGCTCAAAATGCGATTAAGCATGCAAAAGCAAACGGTTTTAATGTAGTGATTATAGATACTGCCGGTCGTCTTGCTGTAGATGAGGAGATGATGACTGAGATTGCAAATGTTCACAAAGCAGTACAACCACACGAAACACTTTTCGTTGTAGATGCAATGACAGGACAAGATGCAGTAAATACTGCAAAAGCCTTTAATGACAGATTAAATTTTGATGGAGTTATTCTTACCAAATTAGATGGTGATACTCGTGGTGGAGCTGCAATTTCGATTAAAACTGTAGTAAATAAGCCAATTAAATTTGTAGGTACTGGAGAGAAGATGGATGCTATTGATGTATTCTATCCAATCCGTATGGCCGAGAGAATTCTTGGTATGGGTGACGTTGTCTCTCTTGTAGAACGTGCTCAAGAGCAATTTGATGAGGTTGAAGCTAGAAAACTTCAGAAGAAAATTGCCAAAAACGAATTTGGTTTTGACGATTTCCTGAGCCAAATTCAGCAGGTTAAGAAAATGGGTAATATGAAAGACCTTGTCGGGATGATTCCTGGAGCAAGCAAGGCGATGAAAGATATCGAAATTGAAGATGACGCTTTCAAACATATTGAAGCAATAATTCACTCAATGACGCCACTTGAACGTACTCGTCCATCAGTAATTGATGTGAAAAGAAAAGCGAGAATCGCAAAAGGATCAGGCGTAAAAATTGAGCAAGTTAATCAGCTGATGAAGCAATTTGATCAGATGAGTAAGATGATGAAAATGATGCAAGGTCCAGGCGGAAAAAATCTGATGAAAATGATGGGCGGAATGAAAGGGATGAAATAA